The following proteins come from a genomic window of Dermacentor albipictus isolate Rhodes 1998 colony chromosome 8, USDA_Dalb.pri_finalv2, whole genome shotgun sequence:
- the LOC135912808 gene encoding putative nuclease HARBI1, translated as MALALETSVVALALLEEEGERVEVRNAFEEMTEGEFRRRYRFSKERVRWLCGELDPIIGCQRASGISTERKVLCALRFFATGSFQRGVGSEEFIGLSQSSVSDTIHEVANAITVVGGQKRWVDFPQTTAAKARAKAAFARLGRIPGVLGCVDGTLIAIQQPQGLSPGDTQSYMSRKGFYAMNTMITCDADLWIEDINPCFPGSCHDSWVWRRNPLRAYLEAELRPGECLLGDSGYPLEPWLLTPVPGHPAGSTPEGLYNKEHTAMRNVVERCIGVLKSRFRCLQHYRTLLYNPDRAATIIAACAALHNIALAAREPAPEEEDDDSDVAPAVQQNADLVDPPAPPMRVPQPRELYLRGLQQRNRVVNLFQGPRGVHTDHLRRVRRRLLRPRRQQPM; from the exons atggcgcttgcgttggaaacttcggttgttgcgttggcgttgcttgaggaggaaggagagcgggtggAGGTGCGAAATGCGttcgaagagatgacagaaggcgaattccggcgtcgttatcgtttctcgaaagaaagggtgcgttggttgtgcggcgaactcgaccccatcatcgggtgCCAGCGAGCCAGCGGAATTTCTACGGAGCGGAAGGTGTTGTGCGCGCTGAGGTTTTTTGCAACGGGAAGCTTCCAGCGGGGCGTCGGCAGTGAAGAATTTATCGGCCTGTCGCAGTCGTCCGTCAGCGACACCATCCATGAAGTGGCAAACGCCATAACTGTCGTTGGCGGGCAAAAGCGGTGGGTGGACTTCCCCCAGACGACAGCCGCGAAGGCCAGAGCAAAGGCGGCGTTTGCGCGGCTCGGACGGATCCCCGGTGTGCTCGGCTGCGTCGATGGCACTCTCATCGCCATACAGCAGCCCCAAGGCCTGAGCCCCGGGGATACACAGAGCTACATGTCGAGGAAGGGATTCTACGCCATGAACACCATGATC ACATGCGATGCAGACCTCTGGATTGAAGACATCAACCCCTGCTTCCCGGGGTCCTGCCATGATTCATGGGTGTGGCGTAGGAACCCTCTTCGTGCATACCTTGAAGCAGAACTGCGCCCTGGCGAATGTTTGCTTG gagactCCGGCTATCCCTTGGAGCCGTGGCTCCTGACACCAGTGCCGGGGCATCCAGCTGGCAGCACCCCTGAGGGCCTCTACAACAAGGAGCACACCGCCATGCGCAATGTTGTGGAGAGGTGCATCGGAGTCCTAAAGAGCAGGTTCCGCTGCTTGCAGCATTACCGGACCCTGCTCTACAACCCCGATCGAGCAGCGACCATCATTGCCGCTTGTGCAGCTCTTCACAACATTGCCTTGGCGGCACGTGAGCCTGCCCCGGAAGAGGAGGACGACGACAGTGACGTTGCTCCAGCTGTCCAGCAGAATGCAGATCTGGTCGACCCGCCAGCACCACCCATGCGGGTCCCACAACCGCGGGAGCTGTACCTGAGGGGCCTGCAGCAGCGCAACCGTGTGGTGAACCTTTTCCAAGGACCACGCGGGGTGCATACTGACCACCTCCGGAGGGTACGCCGCCGCCTGCTGCGACCTCGTCGGCAGCAGCCAATGTAA